One Helicobacter cetorum MIT 00-7128 DNA window includes the following coding sequences:
- the cmoA gene encoding carboxy-S-adenosyl-L-methionine synthase CmoA — MKDTLFNKALNKRFCFDEKVAEVFDDMLERSIPYYNEMLNLGAYFIAQNLKETIDKKPLIYDLGCSTANFFIALNKQLEENKDVQLIGIDSSKAMLNKAQEKLNAFKQISFECANFLDYEFKKANAFSLLFVLQFVRPMQREILLKKIYNSLVPNGILLVGEKIMSEDRILDKQMIELYYLYKQNQGYSMNEITFKREALENVLVPYSLQENTALLESVGFKHVEVLFKWVNFALLIARKS, encoded by the coding sequence ATGAAAGACACTCTATTTAATAAAGCCCTAAACAAACGCTTTTGTTTTGATGAAAAGGTTGCTGAAGTATTTGATGACATGCTGGAACGCTCCATTCCTTATTATAATGAAATGCTGAATTTGGGGGCGTATTTTATCGCTCAAAATTTAAAAGAGACCATAGATAAAAAGCCCTTGATTTATGATTTGGGCTGTTCTACTGCAAACTTTTTTATCGCACTTAACAAGCAACTTGAAGAAAATAAAGATGTACAATTAATTGGCATTGATAGCTCAAAAGCAATGCTTAATAAAGCTCAAGAAAAGTTAAACGCTTTTAAGCAAATTAGCTTTGAGTGTGCGAATTTTTTGGACTATGAGTTTAAAAAGGCTAATGCCTTTTCCTTGCTCTTTGTGTTGCAGTTTGTGCGCCCCATGCAAAGAGAAATATTGCTTAAAAAGATTTATAACAGCCTTGTGCCAAATGGTATTTTATTAGTAGGCGAAAAGATTATGAGTGAAGATAGGATATTAGACAAGCAAATGATAGAACTCTACTACCTTTATAAGCAAAATCAGGGTTATAGCATGAATGAAATCACTTTTAAAAGAGAGGCTTTAGAAAATGTGCTTGTGCCTTATAGCTTGCAAGAAAATACCGCTCTTTTAGAGAGTGTAGGATTTAAGCATGTGGAAGTGCTGTTTAAATGGGTGAATTTTGCGCTACTAATAGCTAGGAAAAGCTAA
- a CDS encoding HesA/MoeB/ThiF family protein translates to MDNKIYRLRSSVAISYNEPVMGFFKTNVREMSLCEISSNITEWLRNFDAKTPLKDILQRGVFEKQNVLNLIDFLVQKHVLIEVDKPYDDFSSNYRLINFLEDFCFKTSQVLECLNKLQTKVVMIVGLGAVGSYIADILARSGVRNFILVDDDRVELSNLHRQHFYKEKDVGLKKIDCIEREWRNYSVPNDFKIFKIDKKLTKDFFKDFNLSFDLCINCADYPSVDITSEIIAKECMKRKIPHIIGGGYNLHLSLIGQSILPFESACYGCFDIALQEINAPYTKNLKKLYRENRKIGSFSPMCSLVASLTAMESFKIICDFKDKLVHKNRRIEFKMCSLDFEILEISKKQDCSMCGV, encoded by the coding sequence GTGGATAATAAAATTTATCGTTTGCGTTCTAGCGTAGCTATTTCTTATAATGAACCTGTTATGGGGTTTTTTAAAACTAATGTGAGAGAAATGAGTCTGTGTGAAATCTCTAGTAATATTACAGAATGGCTAAGAAATTTTGATGCTAAAACCCCCTTGAAAGATATTTTACAAAGGGGCGTTTTTGAAAAACAAAATGTTTTAAACTTAATTGATTTTTTAGTCCAAAAGCATGTGCTTATAGAAGTTGATAAACCCTATGATGATTTTTCATCAAATTATCGCTTAATCAATTTTTTAGAAGATTTTTGTTTTAAAACTTCACAAGTTTTAGAATGTCTAAACAAGCTACAAACTAAAGTGGTTATGATAGTGGGTCTAGGGGCTGTGGGGAGCTATATTGCAGATATTTTAGCTAGAAGTGGGGTAAGAAATTTCATTTTAGTTGATGATGATAGAGTGGAGTTGAGCAATTTGCACCGACAACATTTCTATAAAGAAAAAGATGTGGGGCTAAAAAAGATTGATTGTATTGAAAGAGAATGGCGAAACTATTCTGTGCCAAATGATTTTAAAATTTTTAAGATTGATAAAAAGCTTACTAAAGATTTTTTTAAGGATTTTAATTTATCTTTTGATTTGTGCATTAATTGTGCGGACTATCCTAGTGTGGATATTACAAGCGAGATTATTGCTAAAGAGTGTATGAAAAGAAAAATTCCTCACATTATAGGGGGTGGGTATAATTTACATCTAAGTCTAATTGGGCAAAGTATTCTGCCTTTTGAAAGCGCATGTTATGGCTGTTTTGATATAGCATTGCAAGAAATCAATGCGCCTTATACTAAGAATTTAAAAAAGTTATATAGAGAGAATAGAAAAATAGGCTCATTTAGTCCCATGTGCTCTTTAGTGGCCTCACTCACTGCAATGGAGAGTTTTAAAATCATTTGTGATTTTAAGGATAAATTAGTGCATAAAAATAGGCGTATAGAATTTAAAATGTGTTCTTTAGATTTTGAAATCTTAGAAATCTCTAAAAAGCAAGATTGTTCTATGTGTGGGGTGTGA
- a CDS encoding outer membrane protein, with translation MPLLNSNQLDTLSNGVSSQITNLQNQINTLGSSATAEQKTQLAQLNIQKQAINVLQALQQDPSLFKNPQIENLAKSLQLNAGITQNGVGIMSLGLVMIQTNELLQLIKNNPTTNLIQTHSKEQPTLITNNYATHSSPTSTTEVLKSLDSLRLSSIKGYLEGYLEELNGITTPGSVTYVIGSQNSATLDTIKSKVQNILNLLNTSNATFVDNPTIQQDLNILVKTIKDNTIGGNNTITDKEILQNGYIGWYATNNGYNKNNNAYLAPNFGINALMLFQMLQGIAEDKKDVNYAYALNYAFQNFAKEYYKYYQINVYNGCNLTYNGKAECYDDYSQKPAVLRTLIEKIDPKLINTYNKLGTLDAEFYKSTQSGNAIGDASIYQSAMTKLKEHISALEFANNTEKENDKQQALNIIDKMLTDIPIYNSQRSNSSMQLSAWMYDIVMNSPVNAYIGETHNNPEKPKIVVQGSTEPADANCENGSCEKYQYNPHLTLKEFYSAILHWWQSVGNIANALNSHNPKEIGVAIKDFGNFYNEQWKNNPNYQLGGSYPDKNQIKQILSNINTSLPKADQQQLSFTFMALPTNSTNTLSQQHQATYNTLQSSKPIALASLSTLASMFNNLNYSSSPMTTFTNNNKEIETKQQGYMLGFGIKGGYKQMFNYYIKGNKESKKKYGQFGLRYYAFLDYNYGVLSQRNTHKENMNMLTYGVGLDILVNIFENKLASYGIFGGFQVAGNSWLSTRKYSSSIKDKIRATHFQCLFDFGLRTNILKHHGIELGVKIPMLSQKYIDTANYKVNYKREYVYYVGYVWGF, from the coding sequence GTGCCTTTACTAAACTCTAATCAATTAGACACGCTTTCTAATGGTGTCTCTAGTCAAATCACAAATTTACAAAACCAAATAAACACTTTAGGTAGTAGTGCTACAGCAGAGCAAAAAACACAACTCGCTCAACTAAACATTCAAAAACAAGCTATCAATGTTTTACAAGCTTTACAACAAGACCCTAGCTTGTTTAAAAACCCTCAAATAGAAAATCTAGCTAAAAGCTTGCAATTAAATGCAGGAATCACTCAAAATGGTGTGGGCATTATGAGCTTAGGTTTAGTGATGATTCAAACCAATGAATTATTGCAACTTATAAAAAATAATCCAACTACTAATCTTATTCAAACACATTCTAAAGAACAACCAACACTTATAACAAATAACTACGCCACTCATTCTAGCCCTACCTCTACTACAGAAGTGCTTAAAAGCCTTGATAGTTTAAGACTTTCATCTATTAAGGGGTATTTGGAGGGTTATTTAGAAGAGTTAAATGGCATTACAACACCCGGTAGTGTTACTTATGTAATTGGCTCGCAAAATAGTGCTACCCTAGACACTATCAAATCAAAGGTTCAAAATATTTTAAATCTTTTAAATACATCTAATGCCACCTTTGTTGATAATCCTACTATCCAACAAGACTTAAACATACTTGTTAAAACAATCAAAGATAATACTATTGGTGGGAATAATACCATTACAGATAAAGAGATTTTACAAAATGGGTATATAGGGTGGTATGCGACTAATAATGGATATAACAAAAACAATAACGCTTACTTAGCCCCCAATTTTGGCATTAACGCTCTTATGCTCTTTCAAATGTTACAAGGCATAGCAGAAGATAAAAAAGATGTGAATTATGCTTACGCACTCAATTATGCGTTCCAAAATTTTGCTAAAGAGTATTATAAATACTATCAAATTAATGTTTATAATGGTTGTAATCTAACTTATAATGGCAAAGCAGAATGTTATGATGACTACAGCCAAAAACCTGCAGTTTTAAGAACTTTAATAGAAAAGATAGACCCTAAGCTCATAAATACTTATAACAAACTTGGCACACTTGATGCAGAGTTCTACAAGTCTACGCAAAGTGGAAATGCAATAGGTGATGCAAGTATCTATCAGTCCGCAATGACAAAGTTAAAAGAACACATCAGTGCTTTAGAATTTGCAAACAACACCGAAAAAGAAAATGATAAACAACAAGCCCTTAATATTATTGATAAAATGCTTACGGATATTCCTATTTATAACTCTCAACGCTCTAATTCTAGTATGCAATTAAGTGCATGGATGTATGATATTGTTATGAATAGTCCTGTAAATGCGTATATTGGTGAAACACACAATAATCCAGAGAAACCAAAGATAGTTGTTCAAGGTTCAACCGAACCAGCTGATGCTAATTGTGAAAATGGTAGCTGCGAAAAATACCAATACAATCCACACCTAACTTTAAAAGAATTCTATAGTGCCATTTTACATTGGTGGCAAAGTGTAGGCAATATAGCTAACGCCCTTAACTCTCATAATCCTAAAGAAATAGGTGTAGCCATTAAAGATTTTGGTAATTTTTATAACGAGCAATGGAAAAATAACCCCAATTACCAACTAGGTGGAAGTTACCCCGATAAAAACCAAATCAAGCAAATCCTTTCTAATATCAACACATCTCTACCCAAAGCTGACCAACAACAGCTTAGCTTTACTTTTATGGCTTTACCCACCAACTCTACTAATACTCTCTCCCAACAACACCAAGCTACCTACAATACTCTACAATCTTCTAAACCTATAGCCTTAGCAAGTCTAAGCACTTTAGCTAGTATGTTTAATAACTTAAATTACTCAAGCTCTCCTATGACTACATTCACTAACAACAATAAAGAGATAGAAACTAAACAACAAGGTTATATGCTAGGCTTTGGAATCAAGGGTGGTTATAAACAAATGTTTAACTACTATATTAAAGGCAATAAAGAAAGTAAAAAGAAATATGGTCAATTTGGATTAAGATACTATGCTTTCTTAGATTATAACTATGGAGTGTTAAGTCAAAGAAACACTCATAAAGAAAATATGAACATGCTTACTTATGGAGTAGGTTTAGATATTCTAGTGAATATCTTTGAAAACAAACTAGCTAGTTATGGAATCTTTGGAGGGTTTCAAGTAGCAGGTAATTCATGGTTATCTACTAGAAAGTATTCTAGTAGCATTAAAGATAAGATTAGAGCGACTCATTTTCAATGTTTGTTTGATTTTGGATTAAGAACTAATATTCTTAAACACCATGGTATTGAATTAGGAGTAAAGATTCCTATGCTTTCTCAAAAGTATATTGATACAGCTAATTATAAAGTGAATTATAAAAGAGAGTATGTTTATTATGTGGGGTATGTGTGGGGGTTTTAG
- a CDS encoding ThiF family adenylyltransferase, whose amino-acid sequence MNTNFNTCYKLKDSVEVYIQKNENRVGEFYIQFYRINTREKVLIESHALMLEVLPLLDGLHSLDSISQKLSIEMNSLHQFIHFLKTQNLIIDASMQTEINERFSRQIAFFDDLNISLSGEDCQKALESKKIVIFGAGSVGSSIAILLARMGIQNFVLIDYKRLKRSNATKHFYTHKNNLNAYKTLALKEYLLEIDTRLNIKTFEDKIIPSSDLSLYINDNTDLVINTMDEPYIGHLSLKIGRFCYPKNIAMFVGGGFNAHSMSTGEIIIPKVTPCIDCYVNDFKERLKDYHPTYITISHNTPSNKESENDVILGGCGSISACSLFSASYASLCIVYFLLGVDFPKTKRGEYLINQGEFFWIELKKHKECKVCG is encoded by the coding sequence ATGAACACCAATTTCAATACATGCTACAAGCTTAAAGATAGCGTGGAAGTTTATATTCAAAAGAATGAAAATAGGGTGGGGGAATTTTATATCCAGTTTTATCGTATCAACACACGAGAAAAAGTCCTTATAGAAAGCCATGCTTTAATGCTAGAGGTGTTACCCCTTTTAGATGGGTTGCATTCTTTAGACTCCATTAGTCAAAAACTCTCTATTGAGATGAATAGCCTTCATCAATTTATTCATTTTTTAAAAACACAAAATTTAATTATAGATGCGTCTATGCAGACTGAAATTAACGAAAGATTTAGCCGTCAAATCGCCTTTTTTGATGATTTGAATATTAGTTTGAGTGGAGAAGATTGTCAAAAAGCCTTGGAGAGTAAAAAAATAGTGATTTTTGGAGCAGGGAGTGTTGGCTCTAGTATTGCTATCCTTTTAGCAAGAATGGGGATACAAAATTTTGTATTGATTGATTATAAGCGTTTGAAAAGAAGTAATGCCACCAAGCATTTTTATACGCATAAAAATAATTTAAATGCTTATAAAACCCTTGCTTTAAAAGAGTATTTGCTAGAAATTGATACAAGATTAAACATTAAAACTTTTGAAGATAAAATTATTCCTAGTAGTGATTTGTCTTTGTATATCAATGATAATACTGATTTAGTCATCAATACTATGGATGAGCCATATATCGGGCATTTGTCCTTAAAGATAGGGCGTTTTTGTTATCCTAAAAATATTGCCATGTTTGTTGGAGGCGGGTTTAATGCGCATTCTATGAGCACAGGAGAAATTATTATTCCTAAAGTTACGCCTTGTATTGATTGCTATGTGAATGATTTTAAAGAGAGATTAAAAGACTATCATCCTACTTATATCACCATTAGTCATAACACACCAAGCAATAAAGAGTCAGAAAATGATGTTATTTTAGGGGGTTGTGGCAGTATTAGTGCGTGCTCTTTATTCAGTGCTTCGTATGCGAGCTTGTGTATCGTGTATTTTTTGTTAGGGGTAGATTTTCCTAAAACTAAAAGAGGGGAATACTTAATCAATCAAGGTGAATTTTTTTGGATTGAATTAAAAAAACATAAGGAATGTAAAGTCTGTGGATAA